The Oculatellaceae cyanobacterium genome includes the window ACACTACAATTGCGGCTGATTTAACAGATAATTGGGTCGATTGTTTATTGAGTCAAGGATTTTGTACTACTCGTCCTTCAATCTGGTTATTGGAAGGAGTGTTAATGTATTTACCTGAATTAATTGTTTATAAGTTACTTCAGACAATTTCAGAACTAAGTGTAGATGGTAGTTATTTAGGTGCTGATTTTGTCAGCGTTCAATCAGTTACTGCTGGGAAAAAAGCTAAAGAAACTGATCGAGGTCGGGTATTGAGGCATTGGCAGTTTGGTACTGACCGCCCAGAGGATTTGCTTGCTGTTTATGGTTGGAATGCTACTGTCATTCGACCAGGAGATGAGGGAGTAAACTTTGGGCGTTATCACGAGTCTTTACCTGCTCGTGATATTCCTAATACAAGAAATGTTTTTTTAGTTGCAGCGAACAAAGGCAGAATTTAAAAAATTAAGTTTAGATATATTTATCCAACAGGATTAAAAATGTGTTGCACTGCACCACCAAAATTTTATCTTGTTCCACTGCCTAGCTCATTTTATCTGCACTGCGATCGCAATTTCAAAGCCTACCCTAATAAAAAAATCCCGCGAGAATGCGTTAGAAGTGCCACTAAATTAATGAAGGATTGCAGCAAGCAGTGATATATGATTGCAAGCTATGCCGGGTAAAGGGAAACAATCTGCTACATTGAAGTATTATGATAATGCTAAAATCACTTCTGTTCTTAATCACGCTCCTTTTTGTGACAAGTTGCGCCGACAGGAGCGCCGAGCAGAGCAGCCCCGCTCCGGAAATTTCGACCAACGTCAGCGTCGGTCAATCTAA containing:
- a CDS encoding SAM-dependent methyltransferase; amino-acid sequence: MMRDSIQSLVSRTALIVAAKRAIETNRTDRLFDDSYAARLAAEEIPVLLERWEKVGGELEQVKAKRTRFIAVRTRFYDDFLLSNHAIAPQVVILGAGLDARAFRLNWLPETYVYELERPEVLQYKNSILKDVPAKCRHTTIAADLTDNWVDCLLSQGFCTTRPSIWLLEGVLMYLPELIVYKLLQTISELSVDGSYLGADFVSVQSVTAGKKAKETDRGRVLRHWQFGTDRPEDLLAVYGWNATVIRPGDEGVNFGRYHESLPARDIPNTRNVFLVAANKGRI